A stretch of Paenibacillus peoriae DNA encodes these proteins:
- a CDS encoding chemotaxis protein CheA gives MDMNQYLNMFIDESNDHLQSLNEKMLQLESNPTDLGIVQVIFRSAHTLKGMAATMGFEDLASLTHQMENVLDLVRNNKLAMHEFIFDTLFKGLDALESMVQHITEGGDGKADVSSIVSSLQSIVSGDFQKTGANAATEESPSKKVGKNDSAGLVLDQFQYSVLEQSISEGHRVHYIQVTISSESQLKAARAFMVFNTLENSGEIVKAYPSVQDIEQEKFEQSFSLYYITQKEVGELEKEIAGISEIDTVSVVQLDQESLKQMSEVTAGLAETAAVQEAPVAVQSPAPSQPQSSAAASVAKAAAGKTPAAKAAAPTHNRTIRVDIERLDVLMNLFSELLIDRVRLEQLASEASNPALTETVEHMSRVSSDLQNVVLKLRMVPVDTVFNRFPRMVRDLAKSLDKKLDLVITGAETEMDRTVIDEIGDPLVHLLRNSVDHGIESVADRIAAGKPETGTVNLRAFHSGNNVFIEIEDDGNGINRDKVLNSAISKGILTAEQAAVMTDEEAYQVLFAPGFSTAAVISDVSGRGVGLDVVKSKITALGGNVTVHSTLGQGTNFSVQLPLTLSIIAAMMIQIGSEKYAIPLSSIVETAIVKRTQIRSVHGNKMIAFRDSHIPLISLSQLFEVPDFNEDEEEETEVVVIRKGDRLAALSVQDFLGQSEIVLKNLGKYLPNIQGISGATILGDGQVALIIDPNVFIK, from the coding sequence ATGGACATGAACCAATATTTAAACATGTTTATTGATGAGTCGAATGATCATCTGCAATCTCTTAACGAAAAAATGCTTCAACTGGAAAGCAATCCAACTGATCTAGGTATCGTTCAGGTGATTTTCCGTTCTGCCCATACCCTCAAGGGAATGGCTGCTACGATGGGGTTTGAAGACCTAGCATCGCTTACCCACCAAATGGAAAACGTTCTTGATCTTGTACGTAACAACAAGCTGGCGATGCATGAATTTATATTCGATACCTTATTTAAGGGATTGGATGCTCTGGAGTCCATGGTGCAGCACATTACAGAGGGAGGCGACGGAAAAGCGGATGTCTCCTCTATTGTATCTTCACTACAATCCATCGTGAGCGGGGATTTCCAAAAGACCGGCGCAAATGCTGCGACTGAGGAGTCTCCATCTAAAAAAGTGGGCAAAAACGATAGTGCTGGGCTTGTTTTGGATCAGTTCCAGTATTCTGTATTGGAGCAATCTATTTCTGAAGGACATCGTGTTCACTATATACAGGTAACAATCAGCTCAGAGAGCCAGTTAAAGGCGGCGCGTGCTTTTATGGTGTTTAATACACTGGAAAACTCTGGTGAAATCGTCAAGGCCTATCCGTCGGTACAGGATATTGAGCAGGAGAAATTCGAGCAAAGCTTCTCGTTATATTACATAACGCAGAAAGAAGTTGGGGAGCTGGAAAAGGAAATCGCGGGCATCTCTGAAATTGACACTGTCTCAGTGGTACAACTAGATCAGGAATCGCTTAAACAAATGAGCGAAGTTACTGCTGGACTGGCTGAGACTGCTGCGGTACAGGAAGCTCCTGTTGCCGTGCAATCACCTGCTCCATCCCAGCCGCAGTCTTCAGCTGCGGCCTCTGTGGCTAAGGCAGCTGCAGGTAAGACGCCAGCAGCTAAGGCAGCTGCCCCTACGCATAACCGTACGATTCGTGTAGATATTGAACGTCTGGATGTACTTATGAACTTATTTAGCGAGTTGCTCATTGACCGCGTGCGGTTAGAGCAGTTGGCAAGTGAAGCTTCCAATCCAGCACTGACAGAAACGGTAGAGCACATGAGTCGTGTGAGCAGCGATTTACAAAACGTCGTTCTTAAATTGCGGATGGTACCAGTAGACACTGTTTTCAATCGTTTTCCGCGTATGGTGCGCGATCTGGCCAAATCGCTGGATAAAAAACTTGATTTGGTTATTACTGGAGCAGAGACTGAAATGGACCGCACTGTTATCGACGAAATTGGCGATCCTCTGGTGCATTTGCTTCGTAACTCCGTGGATCATGGCATTGAGTCGGTAGCCGATCGGATTGCAGCTGGTAAACCTGAGACAGGAACGGTTAACTTGCGTGCTTTTCATAGCGGAAATAACGTATTCATCGAGATTGAAGATGACGGAAATGGTATTAATCGCGATAAGGTACTAAACAGTGCTATTTCTAAAGGGATTTTGACAGCAGAGCAAGCAGCGGTCATGACCGACGAGGAAGCTTATCAGGTATTGTTTGCTCCAGGCTTTAGCACAGCTGCAGTCATTTCAGACGTATCAGGACGCGGTGTCGGTTTGGACGTTGTTAAATCCAAAATCACTGCTTTGGGTGGCAATGTTACGGTTCACTCTACACTGGGCCAAGGCACTAATTTCTCTGTGCAATTGCCGCTCACCCTATCCATTATTGCAGCCATGATGATACAGATCGGTTCTGAAAAATATGCGATCCCATTGTCCTCCATTGTGGAGACTGCGATTGTCAAACGGACACAAATTCGTTCTGTACATGGCAATAAAATGATTGCTTTCCGCGATTCTCATATCCCGCTCATCTCCTTGAGTCAGCTGTTTGAGGTACCGGACTTCAATGAAGATGAAGAAGAAGAGACAGAGGTCGTGGTCATCCGCAAGGGAGACCGTTTGGCAGCTCTTTCTGTACAGGACTTTTTGGGACAAAGTGAAATTGTCCTTAAAAATCTGGGCAAATACCTTCCAAACATCCAAGGAATTTCAGGTGCCACGATTCTGGGTGACGGTCAGGTTGCGTTGATCATTGACCCGAATGTTTTCATTAAATAA
- a CDS encoding chemotaxis protein CheW, which translates to MGEEIKVIVFKLGEEEYGVEVEKVQSIERMVPITRVPRTYDFVKGVFNMRGVVIPVIDLRGRFGLPEAEYTDQTRIIIVAVGEMQVGFIVDSANDVIDLNTDNIETPPEVIGGVKAKYLRGVAKIGEERLLIMLNLSEVLNRSEMNQLEGLED; encoded by the coding sequence ATGGGAGAAGAAATTAAAGTTATCGTATTTAAGCTTGGTGAAGAGGAATACGGTGTTGAAGTAGAAAAAGTCCAATCTATTGAACGCATGGTGCCGATTACACGGGTTCCAAGAACTTACGATTTTGTAAAAGGTGTATTCAACATGAGAGGCGTAGTCATTCCGGTTATTGATCTTCGTGGCCGATTTGGATTGCCTGAAGCTGAATATACCGATCAAACCCGCATCATTATCGTTGCAGTGGGCGAAATGCAAGTCGGCTTTATCGTTGATTCAGCGAATGACGTTATTGACCTGAATACTGACAATATCGAGACACCACCGGAAGTGATTGGCGGAGTTAAGGCTAAATATCTTCGCGGAGTTGCTAAAATTGGTGAAGAGCGCTTGTTGATTATGCTGAACTTGTCCGAAGTCCTGAATCGTAGCGAAATGAACCAACTGGAAGGCTTAGAGGATTAA
- a CDS encoding chemotaxis protein CheC, with the protein MENLGNLEDFKLDVLKEVGNIGSGNAATALSRLLNKPVDMGVPKVQMLPFEEIADKVGGNEQLVVAIFFRVEGEAPGNLFFILQPQAAKGLLSRLANIPSDDEDSFNEMEHSALSEIGNILAGSYLSSLADFTRLSMYPTVPALALDMAGAILSYGLLQFGQMGDAALLIDTSFLEGQNQIEGQFFLIPDPESFGKIFRSLGVPMNDD; encoded by the coding sequence ATGGAGAATCTTGGGAATCTCGAAGACTTCAAGTTGGATGTGTTGAAAGAAGTCGGCAACATTGGCTCGGGGAACGCTGCTACAGCGCTCTCCCGGCTTCTCAATAAACCGGTCGACATGGGTGTGCCCAAAGTACAAATGCTGCCTTTTGAGGAAATTGCCGATAAAGTCGGTGGAAATGAGCAACTTGTTGTTGCAATATTTTTTAGGGTAGAAGGGGAAGCCCCCGGCAATCTATTCTTCATATTGCAGCCTCAGGCGGCAAAAGGCTTACTTTCCCGTTTGGCGAATATTCCTTCAGATGACGAGGACAGTTTTAACGAAATGGAGCACTCAGCCCTGTCGGAGATCGGAAACATTTTAGCGGGCTCTTACCTGTCTTCGCTGGCCGATTTCACACGTTTATCCATGTATCCAACAGTCCCTGCGCTGGCGTTGGACATGGCAGGAGCAATTCTTAGCTACGGACTGCTGCAGTTTGGGCAGATGGGAGATGCTGCATTATTGATTGACACATCGTTTCTGGAAGGGCAGAATCAGATAGAGGGTCAATTTTTCCTGATTCCTGATCCAGAATCGTTCGGGAAAATCTTTAGGTCGTTAGGAGTCCCGATGAACGATGATTGA
- a CDS encoding chemotaxis protein CheD — protein MIEDKSIIKVGMADLNVTSNPNSIRTTGLGSCVGLTLYDPHLKLAGMAHVMLPSSDIAREGQLNIAKYADTALPELFERMLKLGAERRRLIAKMAGGAQMFAFAGSGDTMRIGPRNVESCKEMLVDLGIPLIAEDTGGNYGRTIELDSETGVLNIRSVQKGVKEL, from the coding sequence ATGATTGAGGATAAAAGCATCATTAAAGTCGGCATGGCAGATTTAAATGTTACCAGCAATCCGAACTCGATTCGTACGACAGGACTTGGCTCCTGCGTCGGATTGACCCTCTATGATCCTCATTTGAAACTGGCAGGCATGGCACATGTGATGCTACCGTCCTCAGATATTGCGCGTGAAGGGCAGCTGAATATAGCCAAATATGCGGATACGGCGCTGCCCGAGTTATTTGAGAGGATGCTGAAATTGGGTGCAGAACGACGCAGGCTGATTGCCAAAATGGCAGGGGGAGCGCAGATGTTCGCCTTTGCTGGTAGTGGAGACACCATGCGGATTGGTCCACGTAATGTAGAATCATGCAAGGAAATGCTCGTAGATCTCGGCATTCCTTTGATTGCGGAGGACACAGGCGGCAATTATGGACGAACGATTGAGTTGGACTCTGAAACTGGCGTTTTGAATATTCGAAGCGTACAAAAAGGTGTAAAGGAATTATAA
- a CDS encoding FliA/WhiG family RNA polymerase sigma factor, producing the protein MNERKAAHLNHSELWEQWKEHGDKEAKKQLIEKYLHIVEYVSGRLAVGLPKNVSKDDLASNGVMGLIDALEKFDYERGLQFETYASWRVRGAILDGLRQGDWVPRSVREKAKKIEDAYQHLEQRYLRTVSDEEMSHYLDVSEKEFQNMIQEVAVMSIVSLEDPIREEESETRLSLLVDEKAKNPDHKVNEFTLRDALAQGIDKLTEKERIVVSLLYYEDLSLSEIAEVMSLSPSRISQLHSKAILRLRATLDKQRDLLMRKD; encoded by the coding sequence ATGAACGAGCGAAAAGCCGCTCATTTAAACCATTCCGAACTATGGGAACAATGGAAAGAACACGGTGACAAGGAAGCAAAAAAACAGTTAATTGAAAAGTATCTCCATATTGTGGAGTATGTGTCAGGCCGTCTTGCAGTAGGCTTGCCTAAAAATGTATCCAAGGATGATCTGGCGAGTAACGGCGTTATGGGTTTGATTGACGCTTTAGAGAAATTTGACTATGAGCGTGGTTTGCAGTTTGAGACTTATGCTTCTTGGCGTGTTCGTGGAGCGATTTTGGATGGTCTTCGTCAAGGGGATTGGGTTCCTCGTTCAGTTAGGGAAAAAGCGAAAAAAATCGAGGATGCATACCAGCATTTGGAACAAAGATATCTACGCACGGTCAGCGACGAAGAGATGAGTCATTATTTGGACGTTTCTGAGAAAGAGTTTCAAAATATGATCCAAGAGGTCGCTGTTATGTCGATTGTCTCACTGGAGGATCCGATCCGCGAAGAGGAATCGGAAACACGGCTTTCCCTTTTGGTGGACGAGAAGGCGAAAAATCCGGATCATAAGGTCAATGAATTTACACTTCGTGATGCCCTTGCACAAGGCATTGATAAATTGACTGAAAAAGAACGTATCGTTGTTTCTTTATTGTATTACGAGGATTTGTCACTCAGCGAAATCGCTGAGGTCATGTCGCTATCTCCATCGCGAATTTCACAGTTGCATTCCAAAGCAATATTACGTCTGAGAGCGACATTGGACAAACAACGGGATTTGCTAATGCGTAAAGATTAA
- a CDS encoding DUF342 domain-containing protein, with protein sequence MEKQYALDQFLKVVVSPDKQTAYLEFAKREEGFACSVEELERFLSNQKISYGLIADAIRVFAASPEDHFFGKLLIAQGKQPIHGTDGKINLADIVTGEDAHKPLETVDGRVDYKELTRLRNVKRGQLIAERVDPLPGVPGIAVTGEEIPFLPGKEARFKVGKNVVIHPEGVAMYAAIDGLVTTTEKGKLNVFPVYEVNGDVDYSVGNIDFVGTVVIRGNVLTGFRVRAAGDIRVIGGVEGAEIVAEGSVEITGGIIGYHKGFVKAAQNVKCSFIQDGNVIAGGDVLVSQSIMHSQIKASNNVICEGTKGLIVGGSVQAGKKVVARTVGNTMSTATNIEVGVLPELRDELTELRARLKQQTDSQDKTNKALTILDQLAAAGQLAPERMAMRIKLTSTKKSNEQELLETKSRMLEIERTLEDTSRARVEVKNVIYGGSKIVIGRYTKFIKDSVERMAFYYHEGDISMSSYV encoded by the coding sequence GTGGAGAAGCAATATGCTTTGGACCAGTTTTTAAAAGTGGTTGTCTCACCTGACAAACAAACCGCCTACTTGGAGTTTGCCAAACGTGAAGAAGGCTTTGCCTGTTCTGTGGAAGAATTAGAGCGTTTTCTAAGCAACCAAAAAATATCCTACGGTTTAATAGCCGATGCAATTCGCGTATTTGCGGCAAGTCCGGAAGATCATTTCTTCGGAAAATTACTGATTGCTCAGGGAAAGCAGCCGATCCATGGCACAGACGGAAAAATCAATCTGGCTGATATTGTGACTGGCGAAGATGCACATAAGCCGCTTGAAACCGTGGATGGACGGGTGGATTATAAAGAACTAACTCGTTTAAGAAATGTAAAACGTGGTCAACTGATTGCCGAACGGGTTGATCCTCTGCCAGGTGTACCGGGGATTGCTGTAACCGGAGAGGAAATTCCTTTTCTTCCAGGTAAAGAGGCGCGTTTTAAAGTTGGAAAAAATGTAGTGATTCATCCAGAAGGTGTTGCGATGTATGCGGCTATTGACGGACTGGTAACTACGACTGAAAAGGGCAAACTTAATGTGTTCCCCGTATATGAAGTTAACGGGGACGTCGATTATAGTGTCGGCAACATTGATTTTGTTGGAACCGTCGTCATTCGTGGGAATGTTTTGACAGGTTTCCGGGTTCGGGCGGCTGGCGACATTCGTGTCATCGGTGGTGTGGAAGGGGCCGAAATTGTGGCGGAAGGTTCAGTGGAAATCACTGGCGGTATTATCGGATACCATAAGGGGTTCGTGAAAGCTGCACAAAATGTGAAATGCTCGTTTATACAAGATGGTAACGTGATTGCGGGAGGCGATGTACTTGTATCCCAGAGTATCATGCATTCCCAGATCAAAGCGAGTAATAATGTAATCTGCGAAGGGACAAAAGGGCTTATCGTAGGTGGCAGTGTACAAGCTGGTAAAAAGGTAGTGGCTCGTACCGTCGGTAATACGATGTCCACAGCTACCAATATCGAAGTGGGTGTACTTCCCGAACTGCGCGATGAACTGACAGAACTCCGCGCACGTTTGAAGCAGCAGACAGACAGCCAGGATAAAACGAATAAGGCTCTTACCATATTGGATCAGCTTGCCGCCGCCGGACAGCTTGCACCTGAAAGAATGGCTATGCGAATCAAGCTGACATCTACTAAAAAATCTAATGAACAGGAGCTTTTGGAAACCAAGTCCAGAATGCTTGAAATTGAACGAACATTAGAGGATACAAGCCGCGCACGGGTAGAAGTGAAAAATGTGATTTACGGTGGCTCTAAAATAGTTATCGGCAGATATACAAAATTTATTAAAGATTCAGTGGAAAGAATGGCGTTTTATTATCATGAGGGAGACATCAGCATGTCCTCCTACGTGTAA
- a CDS encoding endolytic transglycosylase MltG, with protein sequence MIKNRSFMLGMGTGLITGALLLQLALIGQGQSQQSSTDPKNMTREQLEKAAAGLNLQVSDSSNPKMTEEEWRNKVIKEGNKTPVAPQKAKPAQTPATPKAPANSISSAGSKPSTSTSVPQSPNKPQTQSSGTTATPNIPKQPATPQVQYSIASGSNLRSVASGLQRAGVVSDASAFEAAAKAKKINTKIRTGTYQFAKGEDFSSIITKITKKPSN encoded by the coding sequence GTGATCAAAAACCGTTCATTTATGCTAGGCATGGGTACTGGTCTTATAACGGGGGCATTGCTATTGCAACTGGCATTGATCGGTCAGGGGCAATCGCAGCAATCTTCCACAGACCCGAAAAACATGACGCGAGAGCAATTAGAAAAGGCAGCAGCCGGATTAAATCTCCAGGTCAGTGACAGCTCTAACCCGAAAATGACAGAAGAGGAATGGCGTAATAAGGTGATCAAGGAAGGTAATAAAACTCCCGTTGCACCCCAAAAAGCTAAACCAGCTCAAACGCCAGCAACACCAAAGGCACCTGCAAACAGCATATCCTCGGCTGGTTCTAAACCTTCGACCAGCACATCGGTTCCACAAAGTCCGAATAAGCCGCAAACTCAAAGTTCTGGCACTACAGCGACTCCCAATATCCCCAAGCAGCCTGCCACCCCACAAGTGCAGTATAGCATTGCATCCGGAAGCAATTTGAGAAGTGTGGCATCAGGATTGCAACGGGCAGGGGTCGTATCGGATGCTAGTGCATTTGAGGCAGCAGCTAAGGCTAAAAAAATCAATACCAAAATTCGTACCGGTACCTATCAGTTTGCTAAAGGTGAGGATTTCAGTTCTATCATTACTAAAATTACGAAAAAGCCGTCCAACTGA
- the rpsB gene encoding 30S ribosomal protein S2 — protein MAVISMKQLLEAGVHFGHQTRRWNPKMDRYIFTERNGIYIIDLQKTVKKVEEAYNFVKSIAAENGTILFVGTKKQAQDSVKEEAARAGQFYINQRWLGGTLTNFQTIQKRIDRLKQLEAWEEDGTFAVLPKKEVIILRKEKDRLEKFLGGIKNMKGLPSALFIIDPRKERIAVAEARKLGIPIVGIVDTNCDPDEIDYVIPGNDDAIRAVKLLTGKMADAVMEANQGEETTA, from the coding sequence ATGGCAGTAATCTCCATGAAACAGCTTTTGGAAGCTGGGGTTCACTTTGGTCACCAAACACGTCGCTGGAACCCGAAAATGGATCGTTATATCTTCACTGAAAGAAACGGTATTTACATCATTGACTTGCAAAAGACAGTGAAAAAGGTTGAGGAAGCTTACAACTTTGTAAAAAGCATTGCAGCTGAGAATGGTACAATTCTGTTCGTAGGCACGAAGAAACAAGCACAAGATTCCGTTAAAGAAGAAGCAGCACGCGCTGGTCAATTCTACATTAACCAACGTTGGTTGGGTGGTACGCTGACTAACTTCCAAACGATTCAAAAACGTATTGACCGTTTGAAACAACTAGAAGCTTGGGAAGAAGACGGTACATTCGCAGTTCTTCCTAAAAAAGAAGTTATCATTCTTCGCAAAGAAAAAGATCGTCTTGAAAAATTCTTGGGCGGTATCAAAAACATGAAGGGCCTTCCAAGTGCTCTGTTCATCATTGATCCACGCAAAGAACGTATCGCGGTTGCTGAAGCTCGCAAATTGGGTATCCCAATCGTAGGTATCGTTGATACAAACTGCGATCCAGACGAAATCGACTATGTTATCCCAGGTAATGACGACGCAATCCGCGCTGTTAAATTGCTGACAGGTAAAATGGCTGATGCAGTTATGGAAGCAAACCAAGGCGAAGAAACTACAGCATAA
- the tsf gene encoding translation elongation factor Ts, whose product MAVNASAVKELREKTGAGMLDCKKALEEANGDLTKAVEVLREKGLAAAANKAGRIATEGVVESYIHAGGRIGVLVEVNCETDFVAKTDQFRDFVRDIAMHIAASNPRYVRREEVPQEEIEKEKEILKAQALNEGKPEKIVEKMVEGRIGKFYEEFCLLEQSFIKDPDKTISTLINEKISTIGENISLRRFVRFELGEGLEKKEDNFYEEVMSQVKQ is encoded by the coding sequence ATGGCAGTTAATGCTAGCGCAGTAAAAGAGCTTCGTGAAAAAACAGGCGCAGGAATGCTGGATTGTAAAAAAGCGCTTGAAGAAGCAAACGGTGATTTGACAAAAGCGGTTGAAGTTCTGCGCGAAAAAGGACTTGCAGCTGCAGCCAACAAAGCGGGTCGTATTGCTACTGAAGGTGTTGTTGAATCCTACATTCATGCTGGCGGCCGTATCGGCGTACTGGTAGAAGTAAACTGCGAAACAGACTTCGTAGCTAAAACAGACCAGTTCAGAGATTTTGTACGCGACATTGCAATGCATATCGCTGCATCGAACCCTCGTTATGTTCGTCGTGAAGAAGTGCCACAGGAAGAGATCGAAAAAGAAAAAGAAATCCTGAAAGCACAAGCGCTGAACGAAGGTAAACCAGAAAAAATTGTTGAAAAAATGGTTGAAGGCCGTATTGGTAAGTTCTATGAAGAGTTCTGTTTGTTGGAGCAATCTTTCATCAAAGATCCAGACAAAACAATCTCCACGCTTATCAACGAAAAAATCAGTACGATTGGCGAGAACATCTCCCTGCGTCGCTTTGTTCGTTTTGAACTGGGTGAAGGTCTGGAGAAAAAAGAAGACAACTTCTACGAAGAAGTTATGTCTCAAGTGAAACAATAA
- the pyrH gene encoding UMP kinase, which produces MEKPVFKRVVLKVSGESLSGPNGYGIDADTIASIAEQVKDVVELGVEVAIVCGGGNIWRGIAGSANGIDRATADYMGMLATVMNSLALQDALEQIEVPTRVQTSIAMQQIAEPYIRRRAIRHLEKGRVVIFAAGTGNPFFSTDTTAALRAAEIEAEVILMAKNKVDGVYSADPFKDSTAEKYEQLTYLDVLNKNLGVMDSTASSLCMDNNIPLIVFAITEQGNIKRVVLGEKIGTIVKGSVN; this is translated from the coding sequence TTGGAAAAACCTGTGTTTAAGCGTGTTGTCCTGAAAGTTAGTGGTGAATCGCTGTCAGGTCCTAACGGTTACGGTATTGACGCGGATACGATTGCATCCATTGCCGAACAAGTCAAAGACGTAGTGGAACTGGGAGTAGAAGTTGCTATCGTGTGTGGTGGCGGTAACATCTGGCGCGGTATTGCTGGAAGTGCCAACGGAATTGACCGGGCCACGGCAGATTACATGGGTATGCTGGCAACGGTGATGAACTCACTGGCCTTACAGGATGCTTTGGAACAGATTGAGGTACCTACCCGTGTACAAACATCCATTGCGATGCAACAGATTGCAGAACCTTACATTCGTCGTAGAGCTATCCGTCATTTAGAAAAGGGTCGGGTTGTTATTTTTGCAGCAGGTACAGGTAATCCGTTCTTCTCGACTGATACTACAGCTGCACTGCGTGCCGCTGAGATCGAAGCGGAAGTGATTCTGATGGCTAAAAATAAAGTGGATGGCGTATATTCTGCTGATCCGTTTAAAGATAGCACAGCTGAGAAATATGAGCAGCTTACGTATTTGGATGTGCTCAACAAAAATCTCGGTGTCATGGATTCTACTGCTTCCTCGTTGTGCATGGATAACAATATTCCGTTGATTGTCTTTGCTATTACAGAGCAAGGTAACATTAAACGTGTCGTGCTGGGTGAGAAAATTGGTACGATCGTCAAAGGGAGTGTAAATTAA
- the frr gene encoding ribosome recycling factor, whose amino-acid sequence MPQSVKKSAEERMQKAIQALQRDLASLRAGRATPALLDRVQVEYYGAMTPVNQLANINTPDSRTLMIQPWDKSSLADIERAIQKSDLGLTPSNDGNTIRLSIPALTEERRTDLVKLTKKNGEEAKIAIRNIRRDANDDIKKLEKSDISEDESRKHQEDIQKTTDKFIAEVDKVLAAKEKEIMEV is encoded by the coding sequence ATGCCACAATCTGTGAAAAAGAGTGCTGAGGAACGCATGCAAAAAGCAATCCAGGCATTGCAACGTGATCTTGCATCTTTGCGTGCAGGACGGGCGACACCAGCTTTACTGGACCGTGTACAGGTAGAGTATTATGGTGCAATGACTCCAGTCAACCAACTGGCGAATATCAATACACCTGACAGCCGGACCTTGATGATTCAGCCTTGGGACAAATCTTCCTTGGCTGATATCGAGCGCGCTATACAAAAATCCGATTTAGGTTTGACACCTTCGAATGACGGTAACACCATTCGTCTTAGCATTCCTGCTTTGACGGAGGAGCGCAGAACTGACTTGGTGAAGTTGACAAAGAAGAACGGTGAAGAAGCGAAGATCGCTATTCGTAACATTCGTCGTGATGCCAATGATGACATCAAAAAATTGGAGAAAAGTGATATTTCCGAGGACGAATCTCGTAAACATCAGGAAGATATCCAGAAAACAACTGATAAGTTTATCGCTGAAGTGGATAAAGTTTTAGCTGCAAAAGAAAAAGAAATTATGGAAGTCTAA
- a CDS encoding isoprenyl transferase, producing the protein MIKRVRSWWNGEQKQQTPAISKDNIPQHVAVIMDGNGRWAKRIGMPRIVGHQNGMKAVKRTAIAADELGIKYLTLFAFSTENWTRPKDEVDFLMRLPQEFLAIELDELIEKNVQVRMMGNKEHLPSHTVEALTEATRRTENNTGLVLNFALNYGSRLEITECMQTLGRQIADGKLKSEDITSELIGSTLLSSGMPDPDLLIRTSGELRLSNFMLWQLAYSELWFTDIYWPEFKKEHLYEAVIEYQQRTRRYGGLK; encoded by the coding sequence ATGATCAAACGGGTTCGGTCTTGGTGGAACGGGGAACAAAAACAGCAAACACCGGCCATTTCAAAAGACAATATTCCGCAGCATGTTGCTGTCATCATGGATGGGAACGGCAGATGGGCCAAACGGATTGGAATGCCGCGGATTGTAGGGCACCAAAATGGAATGAAGGCAGTGAAACGCACAGCAATTGCGGCGGATGAACTGGGTATTAAGTATTTGACTTTGTTTGCATTTTCAACTGAAAATTGGACGCGTCCAAAGGACGAAGTTGATTTTCTAATGCGCTTACCGCAGGAATTTCTGGCTATTGAGCTAGATGAGTTGATTGAAAAAAATGTGCAAGTACGTATGATGGGCAATAAAGAACATTTACCTTCCCATACCGTTGAAGCGCTGACTGAAGCGACTCGACGAACTGAAAATAATACCGGACTTGTTCTTAATTTTGCATTAAATTATGGAAGTCGGTTGGAAATCACCGAATGCATGCAAACATTGGGCCGTCAAATTGCGGATGGGAAGCTTAAATCGGAAGATATAACATCTGAGCTGATCGGTAGTACGTTGCTTTCTAGCGGTATGCCAGACCCTGATTTACTGATTCGAACAAGCGGTGAGCTTAGACTTAGTAATTTTATGCTCTGGCAGCTTGCCTACAGTGAGTTGTGGTTTACTGATATTTATTGGCCTGAGTTTAAGAAAGAACACTTATACGAAGCAGTGATCGAATATCAGCAAAGAACACGACGGTATGGCGGACTGAAGTAA